Proteins encoded by one window of Yamadazyma tenuis chromosome 2, complete sequence:
- the YAH1 gene encoding mitochondrial matrix iron-sulfur protein (EggNog:ENOG503P2DF; COG:C), whose product MDIARAGLSHNYWTSVGHGSSSSIRGFHTSIPKLHGHVHKAKPGEELHVTFITKDGKQIEVEAAAGDNLMDIAQAHGLDVEGACGGSCACSTCHMIVDPEFYDDIPEPSDDENDMLDLAFGLTETSRLGCQIHMTPELDGVRIALPAMTRNLQIKDFN is encoded by the coding sequence ATGGATATTGCCAGAGCTGGTTTATCCCATAATTACTGGACATCTGTTGGCCACGGTTCAAGCTCTTCCATCAGAGGCTTCCATACTTCGATACCCAAATTACATGGACATGTCCACAAAGCTAAACCCGGTGAAGAGTTACATGTTACTTTCATAACAAAGGACGGGAAGCAGATCGAGGTTGAAGCGGCGGCTGGTGATAACCTAATGGATATCGCCCAGGCCCATGGATTAGACGTTGAAGGTGCTTGTGGAGGTTCTTGTGCTTGTTCCACCTGTCATATGATTGTTGATCCCGAATTCTACGATGATATTCCGGAACCTAGTGATGACGAAAACGATATGTTGGATTTGGCCTTCGGATTAACAGAGACGTCAAGATTGGGTTGTCAAATTCATATGACTCCAGAGTTGGACGGCGTCCGAATCGCCTTACCGGCGATGACCCGTAATTTGCAAATCAAGGACTTCAACTGA
- the vti1 gene encoding t-SNARE VTI1 (EggNog:ENOG503NWBQ; COG:U; BUSCO:EOG09264R4M) produces MSDLFSSYESDFQLAIQDAKSKLSSVSAVSEAEHATDECLELLDQMNLEVQNLPSNQKSQYNTKVRSYKTQVNECKTKLKQLLDDQDKYELFGNRYTDSGDGDDIHDDQRKSLLSNNASLERSSERLRDSQRIALETESIGGNILNDLRAQREQISGARNTLLTAEGYVDKSIQTLKSMSRRLTANKFISYAIIAVLIILIFLVLASKFW; encoded by the exons ATGTCTGATTTATTTTCATCCTATGAAAGCGATTTCCAACTCGCCATTCAGGACGCTAAGTCAAAGTTATCATCTGTTTCAGCTGTATCAGAAGCAG AACACGCTACCGATGAATGTTTGGAGTTATTGGATCaaatgaacttggaagTACAGAATCTACCATCCAACCAAAAGTCTCAGTACAACACAAAGGTACGTCTGTACAAAACCCAGGTGAATGAGTGTAAAACCAAGTTAAAACAATTATTAGACGACCAGGATAAGTACGAATTGTTTGGAAACAGGTATACTGATTCAGGCGATGGGGACGACATACACGATGACCAAAGAAAGCTGTTATTGTCGAACAATGCGTCGTTGGAAAGAAGTAGTGAACGGTTAAGAGACAGTCAGAGAATTGCCCTTGAGACCGAGTCCATTGGAGGAAATATCTTGAACGATTTGAGGGCCCAAAGGGAGCAAATCAGTGGAGCCAGAAACACATTGTTGACGGCCGAGGGGTATGTTGATAAGTCCATTCAAACTTTGAAGTCCATGAGTAGACGATTGACTGCAAATAAATTCATCAGTTATGCTATTATTGCCGTATTAATcatcttgattttcttggttCTTGCCAGCAAATTCTGGTAA
- a CDS encoding uncharacterized protein (COG:G; EggNog:ENOG503NWVS): MSTPLTAEEKRLQNPKYRNWGCFTAERQWSTVREDYSVDGDAWSDFSFEHSKSRTYRWGEDGIAGISDSYQLINITMALWNGKDPFLKEKLYGVTNSQGNHGEDVKESYFYLDNTPSHSYMKYLYKYPQNEFPYKQLVEENGKRSRLEREFELSDTGVFDNNEYFDVVIESAKDDDPDGDEILVRVTAYNRSDKAAPLHILPHLTLRNTWSWGNTEKAKPSLRQIDDFTIEVDHHDFGKRFLSFAPSPGFSENEEDIEPVLLFTENETNMKALYDQPNTAKYVKDAFHELVVDDKEGVVNPENKGTKACAWFKFNSVPAGDYVTLRYKLSKKLEDIDEFEFDNVFSKRQDEADAFYWKISPLPMSDELRQVQRQAFAGLLWTKQFYHFVHDYWSRGDPTTPKPPPNRANGRNKDWRHLYINDILSLPDKWEYPFFAAWDTAFHCIPFAMIDPDFAKKQLDLLTREWYMHPNGQIPAYEWNFSDVNPPVHAWAAFRIYKIERKMYGREDVDFLETLFQKLLINFTWWVNRKDKDGNNVFEGGFLGLDNIGIFNRSEPLPTGGNLEQADSTGWMAFFSLQMLNIALELAKTKPIYENIASKFFEHFILIADAMTYRADDEEVSLWHDEDKFYYDAITYGGSNSQLLPVRSLVGLIPLYASLTLEPELLDKFPSFKKRLNWFINHRKKVAERNIASMETRGVGERLLLALVDKERLVNILERMLDEDEFLSNFGIRSLSKYHEKHPFEMNVNGEVYKVEYLSGESDSGMFGGNSNWRGPIWFPVNFLLVEALQRFYLYYGPDLKVECPKGSGDYLNLAQCAQEIQFRMINLFMPDQDGNRPCNGDCDLLNKDPLFKDCVPFFEYFDGDTGRGLGASHQCGWTALIAKWIHDNGTGYKTPRTPRSVGTPRRQSIYNEMACDNLDNENKSEKHEPPRTMDDLDSNNIEQYFPKSGPFPGKLLRRRSGKSLLNLTMHSLDLDEDEEKTKARLLRTKSILNYNEMVQNEMSSLTPTRSAASAQSGSSIPNSAIDDNYLNSIKSAYHQYQNRGDDYDADEFEARH, encoded by the coding sequence ATGCTGACCCCTTTGACCGCCGAAGAAAAGAGATTGCAGAATCCAAAGTATAGAAATTGGGGATGTTTCACTGCTGAAAGACAATGGTCGACTGTCAGAGAGGACTACTCAGTGGATGGAGATGCTTGGTCTGATTTTTCCTTTGAGCATTCCAAGTCAAGGACCTATAGATGGGGAGAAGACGGAATTGCAGGTATCAGTGACTCATATCAATTGATCAACATCACAATGGCTTTGTGGAATGGTAAAGATCCttttttgaaggagaaaTTGTACGGTGTCACCAACTCTCAGGGAAATCATGGTGAAGATGTTAAGGAGTCTTATTTTTATTTGGATAATACTCCATCTCATTCTTACATGAAATACTTGTACAAGTATCCCCAGAATGAATTTCCTTACAAGCAATTagttgaagagaatggGAAGAGATCAAGATTAGAGAGAGAATTTGAACTTTCTGATACTGGTGTCTTCGACAACAACGAGTATTTTGACGTGGTGATTGAACTGGCTAAGGATGATGATCCCGACGGTGATGAAATTTTGGTTAGAGTTACTGCCTATAATAGAAGCGATAAAGCTGCCCCATTACATATTTTGCCCCATTTGACTTTGAGAAACACTTGGTCTTGGGGGAACACAGAGAAAGCAAAGCCTAGTTTGAGGCAAATCGACGACTTTaccattgaagttgatcaccacGATTTTGGTAAAAGATTCCTTTCATTTGCCCCATCACCCGGATTTtctgaaaatgaagaagatataGAACCAGTTCTCCTTTTCACGGAGAACGAAACAAACATGAAAGCGTTATACGATCAACCCAATACTGCCAAGTACGTTAAGGATGCTTTTCATGAATTAGTGGTTGATGACAAGGAAGGAGTAGTCAATCCAGAAAATAAGGGTACTAAGGCTTGTGCTTGGTTCAAGTTTAACTCGGTGCCTGCTGGTGACTATGTTACTTTAAGGTACAAATTGAGCAAGAAATTAGAAGAcattgatgagtttgaatttgacaACGTTTTCAGTAAGAGACAGGACGAAGCTGATGCATTTTACTGGAAGATCAGTCCTTTACCAATGTCTGATGAATTGagacaagttcaaagacaagCTTTTGCTGGATTGTTGTGGACTAAACAGTTTTACCATTTTGTTCACGATTACTGGTCAAGAGGTGATCCTACGACTCCCAAGCCTCCTCCAAACAGAGCCAACGGGAGAAACAAGGACTGGAGGCATTTGTACATTAACGACATTCTTTCGTTGCCTGACAAATGGGAGTATCCATTCTTCGCTGCTTGGGATACTGCTTTCCACTGTATCCCTTTTGCAATGATTGATCCAGACTTTGCTAAGAAGCAATTGGATTTATTGACCAGAGAGTGGTATATGCATCCTAATGGTCAAATCCCTGCTTATGAATGGAATTTCAGTGATGTTAATCCACCAGTTCATGCCTGGGCAGCTTTTAGAATTTACAAGATTGAAAGAAAGATGTATGGACgtgaagatgttgattttTTAGAAAcccttttccaaaaattgttgatcaacttcactTGGTGGGTTAATAGAAAGGATAAGGATGGGAATAACgtttttgaaggaggaTTCTTGGGATTGGATAATATCGGTATTTTCAATAGATCTGAACCTTTGCCTACGGGAGGTAACTTGGAACAAGCTGATTCCACTGGTTGGATGGCTTTTTTTTCCTTGCAAATGTTGAATATTGCATTGGAATTAGCTAAAACCAAACCCATCTATGAAAATATTGCTTCTAAATTCTTTGAGCACTTCATTTTGATTGCAGATGCCATGACTTATCGggctgatgatgaagaggtTTCCTTGTGGCACGACGAAGACAAGTTTTATTACGATGCTATCACGTATGGAGGATCTAACTCTCAGTTGTTACCCGTGAGATCATTAGTTGGATTAATTCCCTTGTATGCCTCGTTAACTTTAGAACCCGAACTATTGGAcaagtttccaagtttcaAGAAACGGTTAAATTGGTTTATTAATCATAGAAAGAAAGTGGCAGAAAGAAACATAGCTTCAATGGAGACTAGAGGTGTTGGAGAAAGATTACTTTTAGCCTTGGTAGATAAAGAAAGATTAGTAAACATCTTAGAAAGGATgttggatgaagacgagTTCCTTTCGAATTTTGGAATTAGATCATTGTCTAAGTATCACGAAAAGCATCCATTTGAAATGAATGTCAATGGAGAAGTCTACAAGGTTGAATACTTATCCGGTGAAAGTGACAGTGGAATGTTTGGAGGAAACTCCAACTGGAGAGGCCCTATTTGGTTCCCTGTCAATTTCTTATTGGTTGAAGCCTTGCAAAGATTTTACTTGTACTACGGACCAGATTTGAAGGTTGAATGCCCAAAGGGATCTGGTGACTACTTAAATTTAGCTCAATGTGCCCAAGAGATTCAGTTCCGGATGATTAACTTATTCATGCCCGATCAAGATGGTAATAGACCATGTAACGGAGACTgtgatttgttgaacaaggatCCATTATTCAAGGACTGTGTGCCATTTTTTGAATACTTTGATGGAGATACGGGTAGAGGTTTAGGAGCTTCACACCAATGTGGATGGACTGCATTGATTGCCAAATGGATTCATGATAACGGAACTGGGTATAaaactccaagaactccaagatcAGTTGGTACCCCAAGAAGACAGTCTATTTATAATGAGATGGCTTGTGACAATTTGGACAACGAAAACAAATCCGAAAAACATGAACCCCCAAGGACCATGGACGATTTGGATTCGAATAATATCGAACAGTACTTCCCCAAGTCTGGTCCTTTCCCTGGTAAATTGTTGAGAAGAAGGTCCGGAAAGTCTTTATTAAACTTGACAATGCActctttggacttggatgaagatgaagaaaagaccAAGGCCAGATTACTTAGAACCAAGTCAATCTTGAATTACAACGAAATGGTGCAAAATGAAATGTCCTCATTGACTCCCACACGTTCTGCAGCTTCTGCCCAGTCTGGCAGCTCTATTCCAAATTCTGCCATTGACGACAATTATCTCAATAGTATCAAGTCTGCCTACCACCAGTATCAAAACCGTGGCGACGATTATGATGCtgatgaatttgaagcCAGACACTAA
- a CDS encoding uncharacterized protein (EggNog:ENOG503P9CY): MIEDFPSEVVELVLQSSCQNALVNLAATNSRFNRLVKPHLFKSIEVNSQKRILSEKPEAVRFHAVQVTSIYNLKVLMKNLVSNETNCHLIQKLIFKQLPDLPEDFLINYFFHIFPRLVNLAEFKWYSTYNLDLTIVNLLPNIKLSKLNGNFKNFNNFNYDFRNLESLSLSGFKDFSNVSINLSTFINLKFLKISKKNLILYEDNLDNLFTNTSCLDLFALCLENLFLTKRDIELLVDKISFSGLKTLKLINCYELLNGQNSLLTSINESGASLQYLELDIWNNELNNEQVYKFLTSHRQLASVKINLNISENLIKQLTTLISQLNPVCLKHLEITFTIRSHNKINFLNHTDQKEILELLNSFKNLSTLKFPIFSANLGDLTFDLPCLDALQLNLIDYFKFKNCLIDLDITQLSVTGFNSLMKTLNCPKLQYIIIKLFEFHIYDVNTKVVSSLPKLVE; encoded by the coding sequence ATGATAGAAGACTTTCCCTCTGAAGTGGTAGAACTTGTGCTACAATCACTGTGCCAAAATGCTCTCGTGAATTTGGCTGCTACCAATAGCCGTTTCAACCGTTTGGTCAAACCGCATTTATTTAAATCCATCGAAGTCAACTCTCAAAAACGAATTCTATCCGAAAAGCCAGAAGCGGTCCGTTTCCATGCGGTCCAAGTCACGTCCATATACAACCTCAAGGTTCTTATGAAAAACTTGGTGTCGAACGAAACCAATTGCCACTTGATTCAAAAGCTCATATTTAAGCAGCTACCTGACTTACCCGAAGACTTCTTGATAAATTATTTTTTCCACATATTCCCACGTCTCGTCAACTTGGCAGAGTTCAAATGGTACTCGACCTATAATTTGGACCTAACAATCGTCAACCTCCTTCCCAACATCAAATTGTCAAAGTTGAATGggaacttcaaaaacttcaataaTTTCAATTACGACTTCCGCAATTTGGAGTCTTTGAGTTTATCAGGATTCAAAGATTTCTCCAACGTTTCTATTAACCTTTCAACCTTCataaacttgaagtttttgaagatatccAAAAAGAATTTGATCCTTTATGAAGATAATTTGGATAATTTGTTTACAAACACCAGTTGCTTAGATCTTTTTGCATTATGCCTCGAAAACCTTTTTCTTACCAAAAGAGACATTGAGCTACTCGTTGATAAAATTAGTTTTAGTGGAttgaagaccttgaagTTAATCAACTGTTACGAGCTTTTAAATGGCCAAAACAGCCTTCTAACGAGCATCAATGAAAGTGGTGCTTCGCTCCAATATCTTGAGTTGGATATTTGGAATAACGAGCTCAATAATGAACAAGTCTACAAGTTCCTTACATCCCATAGACAATTAGCCAGCgtcaagatcaacttgaatatCTCCGAAAACTTAATTAAACAATTGACCACCTTGATTTCACAATTGAATCCTGTTTGTCTCAAGCATTTGGAAATTACTTTTACCATAAGATCCCacaacaaaatcaacttcttgaatcACACAGATCAAAAAGAGATTCTCGAACTTCTTAATctgttcaagaatttgtcCACCTTAAAGTTTCCGATATTCTCAGCTAATTTGGGTGATTTAACGTTCGATTTACCTTGTCTCGACGCTCTTCAGTTAAACTTGATTGACTATTTCAAGTTTAAAAACTGTTTGATTGATCTAGATATAACCCAATTGTCGGTCACCGGATTCAATAGTCTCATGAAAACGTTGAACTGTCCCAAGCTTCAATATAtaatcatcaagttgtttgaatTTCACATCTACGACGTGAATACCAAAGTGGTTAGCAGTCTTCCCAAGCTTGTTGAATAA
- the SFP1 gene encoding ribosomal biosynthesis transcriptional regulator (EggNog:ENOG503NZS8; COG:D,K) encodes MFNTKIFETSSGTGGTPTPSINIPNNNGNPVHQPSDDNTQPIDITYQRSSIFNNSRFRRESLAHSQGMGGVSWGSITIGSWLKDEVMMLNHQSANGGAQISFGHNGAGSAAAMGTSSSNHLNIMNPRRGSFRFAQAGGANSGGFHSASMAMSPPQTSYLPNLEADYCKDYSCCGQLLPTLHDLLRHYEEAHINMSPPSDNNAYINSNRNRNMNNIHNILETVSTTDVFLNNNPHLQQVQQAAHQQAIQQQQQQQTLQQQQHAAQISHQQNQHMQAQGQHHPNQIPTQSHSQPQHPQAQVLTPHTPQNYSQSPSDNGAGGSGSPMDEDDLMYIDDPARHLYVVENNEDKPFKCPVIGCDKNYKNQNGLKYHRLHGHQNQTLKENPDGSISVIDPESNTPYLDGAALEKDKPYRCEVCGKRYKNLNVIDIMAGNPEHMSTVSNLSAGLKNVNISEQQLRDTTILQQHLTNEVNDQTQISRISAFFQNQPTEGFTLFSHRSAPNGFKVAIILSELNLNYNTIFLDFNSGEQRAPEFVAINPNARVPALIDHYNDNTSIWESGAIVLYLVSKYLNEQGECKLWSNNLVEQSQISSWVFFQTSGHAPMIGQALHFRYFHSTPVPSAVERYTDEVRRVYGVIEMALAERREALIMDLDVDNAAAYSAGTTPLSQSRYFDYPVWLVGDRATIADLSFVPWNNVVDRVGINLKSEFPEVYKWTKYMMRRPAVIRALRGE; translated from the exons ATGTTTAAtaccaagatctttgaaaCCAGTTCAGGGACTGGCGGAACCCCGACTCCGTCCATAAACATTCCTAATAACAATGGTAACCCGGTGCACCAACCGTCGGACGATAATACTCAACCCATCGACATCACCTACCAACGGCTgtccatcttcaacaactcccGGTTCCGCAGAGAGAGCTTGGCCCACTCACAGGGAATGGGAGGTGTCAGTTGGGGATCGATCACTATCGGATCCTGGTTGAAAGATGAAgtgatgatgttgaatCATCAGAGTGCCAACGGCGGCGCCCAGATCAGCTTCGGGCACAACGGTGCTGGCAGTGCTGCTGCCATGGGTACTAGTTCCAGTAACCATTTGAATATCATGAACCCCAGAAGAGGTCTGTTCAGATTTGCTCAAGCTGGTGGCGCAAACTCCGGAGGATTCCATAGTGCTTCCATGGCGATGTCACCCCCTCAAACATCGTACTTGCCTAACCTTGAGGCCGACTATTGTAAAGACTATAGCTGCTGTGGTCAACTATTGCCAACGTTGCATGACTTATTACGACACTATGAAGAGGCACATATTAACATGAGCCCTCCGTCAGACAACAATGCTTATATCAACTCCAACCGGAACCGGAACATGAACAATATCCACAACATCTTGGAAACCGTTTCTACCACGGAtgtgtttttgaacaacaatCCTCATTTGCAACAAGTGCAACAAGCTGCTCACCAGCAAGCaattcaacaacagcaacaacaacaaacgcttcaacaacagcagcacGCAGCCCAAATCTCACATCAGCAAAACCAGCACATGCAAGCCCAAGGCCAACATCACCCAAATCAAATACCGACACAATCGCATTCTCAACCTCAGCATCCGCAAGCCCAAGTGCTTACACCACATACGCCCCAGAACTACTCACAGTCTCCTTCCGACAATGGTGCTGGTGGCAGTGGATCCCCcatggatgaagatgaccTAATGTATATTGATGATCCTGCCAGACATTTGTATGTGGTTGAAAATAATGAAGACAAACCATTCAAATGTCCGGTGATTGGGTGTGATAAGAACTATAAAAACCAGAACGGGTTGAAGTATCACCGGTTACATGGCCACCAGAATCAAACCTTGAAAGAGAATCCCGACGGATCCATCTCGGTTATTGACCCCGAGTCCAATACCCCATACCTAGATGGTGCTGCATTGGAGAAAGATAAGCCTTATCGGTGTGAAGTGTGTGGAAAGCGGTAtaagaacttgaatg TTATTGATATCATGGCTGGCAATCCGGAGCATATGTCGACCGTGTCCAATTTATCAGCAGGTTTGAAAAATGTCAACATTTCAGAACAGCAACTTAGAGATACTACCATCTTACAACAGCATTTAACCAACGAAGTCAATGACCAAACCCAGATATCCAGAATATCTGCCTTCTTCCAGAATCAACCAACAGAAGGGTTCACCTTGTTCAGCCACCGGTCAGCTCCTAATGGTTTCAAGGTCGCCATCATCTTAAGCGAACTCAACTTGAACTATAATACGATTTTTTTGGATTTTAACTCAGGTGAACAAAGGGCTCCTGAATTTGTAGCTATCAATCCAAATGCCAGAGTTCCAGCCTTGATAGACCATTACAACGATAACACCTCCATCTGGGAGAGTGGTGCCATCGTATTGTACTTGGtatccaagtacttgaatgaACAGGGAGAGTGCAAATTATggtccaacaacttggtcGAACAATCACAAATTAGTTCCTGGGTATTCTTTCAAACCAGTGGACATGCCCCAATGATTGGCCAAGCGTTACATTTCAGATATTTCCATTCGACTCCAGTTCCTTCTGCAGTTGAGAGATACACTGATGAGGTTAGAAGAGTTTATGGAGTGATAGAAATGGCCTTGGCAGAAAGAAGAGAGGCATTAATCATGGATTTGGATGTGGACAATGCCGCTGCCTATTCAGCCGGCACCACCCCTTTGTCCCAGTCCCGGTACTTTGACTACCCCGTGTGGTTGGTGGGAGATAGAGCCACCATTGCAGATTTATCATTTGTGCCATGGAACAATGTGGTGGATCGAGTGGGTATAAATTTAAAGTCTGAATTCCCTGAAGTGTACAAATGGACCAAATATATGATGAGGAGACCTGCGGTCATAAGAGCTTTGAGAGGCGAATAA
- a CDS encoding agmatinase (EggNog:ENOG503NUEG; COG:G), with amino-acid sequence MVHYKSIFGAISTAAALTVYTYDTSESQNEITNPQSFIDSLYGQLVHSPQSNEYKMSMMAAGEITFEDPKIVEFDLEHMELGEFVSKQAEIENAAKHQFAQKTHESYLKYQSAIKLPPDDDTEDIDGVRTLFGGIMTFGGLPHLNCFSKREDDLNSPVDIAIVGAPFDTAVSFRPGARFGPEGIRSGARRLGGATIVRSNGHSNTNLTKINPYDKRSHNLSIVDCGDVPLTPFDNRIALNQLYRGERAIHKHPSKNNQNKPKIITMGGDHTITLMALKSAYEQYGKLNVIHFDSHIDTWNPKVLGGGISHYMSLNHGTFLHYAAEQGYLNTSGCFHVGLRAPYIDAGYDENHDRDCGFKSITARDIDHLGIYGIVDKLLEHVGKVAPVYITVDIDVLDPAFAPATGTMEVGGWSSRELLSVLDGLEGINLVGADVVEVSPPFDSNSEITQLAATQVIDSYLGLMVVKEVS; translated from the coding sequence ATGGTTCATTATAAGAGTATATTTGGAGCTATTTCAACGGCTGCTGCCCTAACTGTCTATACATATGACACGTCTGAATCTCAGAATGAAATCACAAATCCTCAATCGTTCATAGATAGCTTATATGGACAACTCGTTCATTCCCCACAATCCAATGAATACAAGATGAGTATGATGGCTGCTGGTGAAATTACATTTGAAGACCCTAAAAtagttgaatttgatttGGAGCACATGGAATTGGGAGAGTTTGTCTCCAAGCAGGCCGAAATTGAAAATGCAGCCAAACACCAGTTTGCTCAGAAAACCCATGAGTCTTATCTCAAATATCAATCAGCGATAAAACTACCACCAGATGATGACACTGAAGACATTGATGGAGTGCGTACCCTCTTCGGAGGTATTATGACATTCGGTGGGTTACCACACTTGAATTGTTTCAGTAAACGAGAGGATGATTTGAATAGCCCAGTCGATATTGCTATAGTTGGTGCACCATTTGACACAGCAGTTTCTTTTCGCCCTGGAGCTAGGTTCGGCCCAGAAGGAATACGTCTGGGGGCTCGAAGACTTGGAGGGGCCACAATTGTACGCTCCAATGGTCATTCTAATACCAATTTAACCAAGATTAATCCATATGACAAACGGTCTCACAATTTGTCGATAGTGGACTGTGGAGATGTACCTTTAACTCCTTTTGACAACCGTATTGCTTTGAACCAGTTGTACAGAGGTGAAAGAGCTATACATAAGCATCCAAGCAAAAACAACCAAAACAAACCCAAGATTATCACTATGGGAGGTGACCACACTATCACTTTAATGGCACTTAAATCTGCCTACGAGCAATACGGAAAGCTCAACGTTATCCATTTTGATAGTCATATTGATACATGGAACCCCAAAGTTCTAGGAGGTGGGATCTCTCACTACATGAGCTTAAATCATGGAACGTTTCTTCATTATGCTGCTGAACAAGGTTATTTGAACACTTCAGGTTGTTTCCACGTGGGCTTGCGGGCCCCTTATATTGATGCTGGATACGACGAGAATCACGATCGTGATTGTGGATTCAAATCAATTACCGCTCGAGACATAGACCATCTTGGTATCTATGGAATTGTCGATAAGCTTTTGGAACATGTTGGTAAAGTTGCCCCAGTGTATATCACCGTGGATATAGATGTTTTAGATCCAGCATTTGCTCCTGCTACAGGTACAATGGAAGTTGGAGGATGGTCTTCAAGGGAACTTCTCAGTGTtcttgatggacttgaaggtatcaacttggtgggtgctgatgttgttgaagtgaGTCCTCCATTTGACAGTAACAGTGAGATCACTCAGTTGGCAGCCACTCAAGTCATTGATTCATACTTAGGGTTAATGGTAGTTAAAGAAGTCTCCTAA
- the UGA2 gene encoding succinate semialdehyde dehydrogenase NADP+ linked (COG:E; EggNog:ENOG503NVW2) — protein MAPHLKNPNLLQKKSFINGEWFESKSTKTFKIHDPASGEFIAELTDLLPEEIEYAIKITHESYELYKKTNPYDRSKWLRNLYNLMMENIDDLAKILTWENGKPLAEALGEIKYAASYFEWFAEEAKRIYGHTIQPANQGNKIVTLKQPIGPVALMTPFNFPSAMISRKAAPALAVGCTTISKPDYQVPLSCLALAYLADQAGFPPGAFNVILSSAQSTPVSGLQLCESPLIKKISFTGSTAVGKLLMKQSASTLKKLSFELGGNAPIIVFDDAKLDKAVTQAIGSKFRSLGQTCVCANRIYVQSGVYDEFVKKFVEKVKAFKIGHGFDEEVTHTCLINERSVAKVKGHVEDAISKGAKYALEGGELPHLGPHYYSPTVLTGVTQDMKVAKEETFGPLAAIIKFDTEKEAIGYCNDSEFGLAAYVFSENINTCWTFSEALEVGMVAVNVGVFTEAAVPFGGVKESGFGREGSLYGVDDYTVVKSIIIGDVYS, from the coding sequence TAAACGGAGAATGGTTTGAGTCCAAATCCACtaaaaccttcaagatcCATGATCCAGCATCAGGTGAATTCATTGCCGAGCTCACCGATTTATTGCCTGAAGAAATCGAGTATGCCATCAAAATCACCCATGAATCTTATGAGCTCTACAAGAAGACCAATCCTTATGACAGATCGAAATGGTTGAGAAACTTGTACAATTTGATGATGGAAAATATCGACGATTTAGCCAAGATCTTAACTTGGGAAAACGGTAAGCCATTGGCTGAAGCTCTTGGTGAGATTAAGTACGCCGCTTCATACTTTGAATGGtttgctgaagaagcaaaaaGAATATATGGACACACTATCCAACCAGCTAACCAAGGTAACAAAATCGTGACGTTGAAGCAGCCTATTGGTCCTGTAGCATTGATGACTCCCTTCAACTTTCCAAGTGCTATGATCAGCAGAAAAGCTGCCCCCGCTTTAGCTGTAGGCTGTACCACCATTTCTAAGCCTGATTATCAAGTCCCACTTTCATGTTTGGCTTTGGCTTATTTGGCAGACCAAGCTGGTTTCCCACCAGGAGCTTTCAACGTTATATTATCATCTGCTCAAAGTACTCCAGTTTCTGGTTTGCAGTTATGTGAATCCccattgatcaagaagatttcTTTTACCGGATCCACGGCTGTTGGAAAACTTTTGATGAAGCAATCTGCTTCCACGTTGAAGAAGTTATCTTTTGAATTGGGTGGAAATGCTCCAATcattgtgtttgatgaTGCTAAGTTGGATAAAGCCGTCACCCAAGCAATTGGTTCTAAATTCAGATCTTTGGGCCAGACGTGTGTTTGTGCCAACAGAATATATGTCCAGTCGGGCGTCTATGACGAATTCGTAAAGAAGTTTGTCGAGAAGGTAAAGGCTTTCAAAATCGGGCATGGGTTTGATGAGGAAGTAACTCACACTTGTTTGATCAACGAAAGATCTGTGGCCAAAGTCAAAGGTCACGTCGAAGATGCCATTTCTAAAGGGGCCAAATATGCccttgaaggtggtgaatTACCACATCTTGGTCCTCATTATTATTCTCCTACTGTGTTAACTGGTGTTACTCAAGATATGAAGgtggccaaagaagaaacgtTCGGTCCATTGGCAGCAATTATCAAATTCGACACTGAAAAGGAAGCCATCGGCTACTGTAACGACTCTGAATTCGGATTGGCTGCTTATGTGTTCTCGGAAAACATTAACACTTGTTGGACGTTCTCTGAGGCATTAGAGGTGGGAATGGTTGCTGTCAATGTTGGTGTATTCACTGAAGCTGCCGTACCTTTTGGAGGTGTTAAAGAATCTGGATTTGGAAGAGAAGGTTCATTGTATGGAGTCGACGACTACACGGTGGTCAAGTCCATcattattggtgatgtctATAGTTAG